The following are encoded together in the Bacteroidales bacterium genome:
- a CDS encoding ParA family protein has product MDIPETLKKQFDALKIDKHPQSICICNYKGGVGKTTITTLLGYYLANIGNKVLLFDIDPQCSLSLAVGFEPEKVDKTAFTIYHLVTPNKWHDIKKVKFHEYVDDVPDKFAPKKLKIIKGAFNVDELDIEITKAIVENDRTADMLFGYCRNMLNSFKDFDYILVDCPPNKMYLTQAMLRACNYFLTVTIPDKISVYGMPRLLRWVREIPKNEKPKMLGVVLNAVNRAGGNEFGTINQQTAIKDLLTSVSKDLDVNEKAIIGEHPIIARIPRLDVVSRFLSQGSEKIAWFDLKKSASEQRTVSEIMMTFVSRIEKRISDYAKI; this is encoded by the coding sequence ATGGACATACCAGAAACTCTTAAAAAACAGTTTGACGCATTAAAGATTGACAAGCATCCACAATCAATTTGTATTTGTAACTACAAAGGTGGAGTAGGCAAAACAACTATCACAACGTTACTTGGTTATTACCTTGCAAATATAGGGAATAAGGTTTTGCTTTTTGACATTGACCCACAATGCAGTTTGTCTTTAGCCGTTGGATTTGAGCCAGAGAAAGTTGATAAAACAGCTTTCACAATTTATCATTTGGTGACACCTAACAAATGGCATGACATTAAAAAGGTAAAATTCCACGAGTATGTTGACGATGTTCCCGATAAGTTTGCGCCCAAAAAATTGAAAATTATCAAAGGAGCTTTTAATGTTGACGAGTTGGACATTGAGATAACTAAAGCAATCGTAGAAAACGACAGGACAGCCGACATGCTTTTTGGATACTGCAGAAATATGCTCAACAGCTTCAAGGACTTTGACTACATTCTTGTTGACTGCCCACCAAACAAAATGTATTTAACACAGGCAATGCTTCGTGCTTGCAATTATTTCTTGACTGTTACTATTCCCGACAAGATTTCAGTTTACGGTATGCCACGACTATTGCGTTGGGTGAGGGAAATTCCTAAGAACGAAAAACCGAAAATGTTGGGTGTAGTCCTAAATGCTGTTAATCGTGCAGGCGGTAATGAGTTTGGGACAATCAACCAACAGACAGCTATAAAAGATTTACTAACCTCAGTAAGTAAGGATTTAGACGTAAATGAAAAAGCAATCATCGGAGAACATCCAATTATTGCCCGTATTCCACGATTGGATGTTGTTTCAAGATTTTTAAGTCAGGGTTCAGAAAAGATAGCTTGGTTTGACTTAAAAAAATCTGCAAGTGAACAGCGTACTGTTTCGGAAATAATGATGACTTTCGTATCACGAATTGAAAAAAGAATTTCCGACTATGCCAAAATTTGA
- a CDS encoding fibrobacter succinogenes major paralogous domain-containing protein has protein sequence MIGTQCWMAGNLNIGIRIDSSGSQSDNGLIEKYCDHDLESNCGIYGGLYWWNEAMDYHTTPGSRGICPQGWHVPTDAEWCKLTLFLDPEVDCDAEGASGLDACGKMKEAGTAYWLTPNAGASNSSGFTYDYSVIRTGRSFRDCGRPQGDLSDRPQVQW, from the coding sequence ATGATAGGGACCCAATGCTGGATGGCCGGTAACCTGAACATCGGCATAAGGATCGATAGTTCCGGGTCTCAATCCGATAACGGCCTCATTGAAAAATACTGTGATCATGATCTTGAATCCAATTGCGGGATCTACGGAGGACTTTACTGGTGGAATGAAGCCATGGATTATCATACGACCCCGGGGAGCCGGGGGATTTGTCCCCAGGGATGGCATGTCCCCACAGATGCAGAATGGTGTAAGCTAACGCTATTCCTTGATCCTGAAGTAGATTGTGATGCAGAAGGAGCCAGCGGACTGGATGCCTGCGGGAAGATGAAAGAAGCCGGAACTGCCTACTGGCTGACACCCAATGCCGGCGCCAGCAATTCCAGCGGCTTCACATATGATTACAGCGTGATCAGGACAGGGAGGTCTTTCCGGGACTGTGGCAGACCCCAAGGTGATCTTTCAGATCGCCCTCAAGTCCAATGGTAG
- a CDS encoding T9SS type A sorting domain-containing protein produces MKKHFTLTLTGIIIQIVFSITAFAQCVTISSWPASATAGSTISISGTVNIYNNTGTSKIQQVDVYVAPNACSTSGQIGYNTACASMAGNFSTNIFISNSATPGTYKIWAYVQSSASSCGYATYGCSCLTSEAKTIIITANTGSLQVDLNPDAAVAAGAQWNVDNGPWKNDLEIVTGLSVGSHTVYYKTISGWTAPPPSTVNITGGNTTCLCPAPPYVQIPQTGSLQVDLNPDAAVAAGAQWNVDNGPWKNDLEIVSGLSLGNHTVYFKAITGWAAPSPSLVNITANNTTCLCPAPPYTQSSQTGSLQVDLNPDAAVAAGAQWNVDNGSWKNDLETVFNLSAGSHTVYYKSISGWTAPSPSTVNITANNTYCLCPAPPYTQGSQTGSLQVDLNPDAAVAAGAQWNVDNGPWKNDLEIVSGLSVGSHTVYYKAISGWSAPSPSSVNITANNVTCLCPAPPYTQNSQTGSLQVDLNPDAAVAAGAQWNVDNGPWKNDLETVSGLVIGSHTVYYKDISGWTAPSPPSTVNITANNTTCLCPAPPYVQNPQTGSLQVDLNPDAAVAAGAQWNVDNGPWKNDLETLSGLMVGSHTVYFKGITGWTAPLPSSVNITANNIYCLCPAPPYTQNAQTGSLQVDLNPDGAVAAGAQWNVDNGSWMNDLEILSGLSAGTHMVYFKAITGWSAPPPSTVTIVAYNTVCLCPAPPYTQSSQTGSLTVDLNPDGAVAAGAEWNVDYGPWNNDLQTVSDLTVGSHTVYYKTVSGWTAPAPSTVNITSNNTTCLCPAPPYVQNSSSCCINVVIGPAAALSAGAQWNIDGGPWQNSGIILCNLSVGSHTVNYKSIVGWTSCSSSTVTLTVNNTKTESCTYIPYYLPILIVTDIVPDPNNPGYYLPFENILDTQNINYQVCDVNGINSGSINLNNYSCVVLTSNSLELIIQSKNMDIQNSLTEKNMLVYKFDVIPNNSCEIPNSHFNIRYDPYTKSLFTTSKPPTTSFMPIPPELHLDLSNLLFNAGELLLGHYAGEAVNTILLSRDGVSLKTVIGILNTALEPVAASLIYILPYCVVTGGQVCIAAAGVGTLYALTLFPLLFDNVITIESHMSENDVLWMDILQHRLNYASGTIDCNYYFENDANQFPICKSNADNILGVTVWNYNNQPVVNLNSLIGFKYNSYKLKNQGDMTIQATPPQVTNDIYEVDHSGNKDLQGTTIIDFDLVDNEFSYPINGNMFTFHMIDTATCFHSELKLIKNNDIVSLNSNIEYSDNDFIIDSTKAISTLTSVQSFPSILPTANINTPFTLKLLPSVVFSKNGFFQIKVDTSVVFTKNIIGGTNIIDTISIPLSSIDTGLRNYTIYLQYRPWVTTGPLLSTEITDVVKTINYQVDWEKPEGIENLNDQTFSIFPNPAFNLLTISSKLPSSKVEIYDMVGKLLLSKEIHCVQNIIDISNIKCGLYLIKISDGKRIYVQKLSKL; encoded by the coding sequence ATGAAAAAACATTTCACTTTAACCTTGACTGGAATAATTATCCAAATTGTTTTTAGCATCACAGCTTTTGCACAATGTGTCACTATTTCTTCATGGCCAGCAAGTGCCACTGCTGGAAGTACTATTTCAATATCTGGGACAGTAAACATCTACAATAATACTGGTACGAGTAAAATACAGCAAGTTGATGTCTATGTTGCTCCTAATGCCTGTAGTACTTCTGGTCAGATTGGTTATAATACAGCATGTGCATCTATGGCAGGTAATTTCTCTACAAATATATTCATCTCAAACTCTGCGACTCCCGGTACATATAAAATTTGGGCTTATGTTCAATCTTCAGCGTCATCATGTGGATACGCAACATATGGATGTTCATGTCTTACGTCTGAAGCAAAAACTATAATCATTACAGCAAATACTGGCTCTTTACAAGTTGACTTAAACCCTGATGCAGCAGTTGCTGCAGGTGCACAATGGAACGTTGACAATGGGCCCTGGAAAAATGATCTTGAAATTGTTACTGGTTTATCTGTAGGTTCCCATACGGTTTATTATAAGACAATCTCTGGTTGGACAGCACCTCCGCCATCAACAGTAAATATAACAGGTGGGAATACAACTTGCTTATGTCCAGCGCCTCCATATGTACAAATTCCTCAAACTGGGTCTTTGCAAGTTGATTTAAACCCTGATGCCGCAGTCGCTGCAGGAGCTCAATGGAATGTCGATAATGGTCCATGGAAGAATGACCTTGAAATTGTTTCGGGTCTTTCTCTCGGCAATCATACAGTATATTTTAAAGCTATTACAGGATGGGCTGCACCCTCACCCTCGTTAGTCAATATTACTGCAAATAATACAACATGTTTATGTCCTGCTCCACCTTATACACAAAGTTCACAAACAGGATCTCTTCAGGTAGATTTAAACCCTGATGCTGCGGTTGCTGCAGGTGCGCAATGGAATGTTGATAATGGTTCATGGAAAAATGACCTTGAAACTGTTTTTAACTTGTCTGCCGGATCTCATACTGTTTATTATAAATCAATTTCTGGTTGGACAGCTCCATCTCCATCAACAGTCAACATCACAGCTAACAATACATATTGCTTATGTCCTGCCCCACCTTATACTCAAGGCTCTCAAACAGGCTCACTCCAGGTAGATTTAAACCCTGATGCAGCTGTTGCCGCAGGAGCCCAATGGAATGTTGATAATGGACCCTGGAAGAATGATCTTGAAATTGTTTCAGGATTATCTGTTGGTTCTCATACAGTTTATTATAAAGCAATTTCTGGTTGGAGTGCCCCTTCACCATCGTCAGTAAACATTACTGCTAACAACGTTACATGTTTATGTCCGGCTCCACCTTATACACAAAATTCGCAGACAGGTTCCTTACAGGTAGATTTAAATCCTGATGCTGCCGTTGCTGCAGGAGCACAGTGGAATGTAGATAATGGTCCCTGGAAGAATGATCTTGAAACTGTGTCGGGTCTCGTAATCGGTTCACATACTGTCTATTATAAGGATATTTCTGGATGGACCGCTCCCTCACCACCTTCAACAGTTAATATTACAGCTAATAATACGACCTGTTTATGTCCGGCTCCACCTTACGTACAAAATCCTCAGACAGGTTCTTTACAAGTTGATTTAAATCCTGATGCCGCAGTCGCCGCAGGAGCCCAATGGAATGTCGATAATGGTCCATGGAAGAATGATCTTGAAACTTTATCTGGCCTTATGGTTGGTTCCCATACAGTTTATTTTAAAGGTATTACTGGTTGGACAGCTCCACTGCCCTCTTCAGTCAATATCACGGCAAACAATATATATTGTTTATGTCCAGCCCCACCATATACGCAAAATGCTCAAACTGGTTCCTTACAGGTTGATCTTAACCCTGATGGTGCGGTAGCAGCGGGTGCACAGTGGAATGTCGATAATGGTTCATGGATGAACGATCTTGAAATCTTATCAGGTCTTTCAGCGGGTACCCATATGGTATATTTTAAAGCAATTACCGGTTGGAGTGCTCCTCCTCCATCAACTGTAACCATTGTAGCCTATAACACAGTTTGTCTTTGTCCTGCTCCACCTTATACGCAAAGTTCACAAACAGGTTCACTCACAGTAGATTTAAACCCTGATGGGGCTGTTGCTGCGGGTGCAGAGTGGAACGTCGATTATGGTCCATGGAATAATGACCTGCAAACCGTTTCTGATCTAACTGTCGGTTCTCATACGGTTTATTACAAAACGGTATCTGGATGGACAGCCCCAGCACCCTCAACGGTTAATATAACTTCTAACAATACTACATGTTTATGTCCCGCTCCTCCTTATGTACAAAATTCATCAAGCTGTTGTATAAATGTTGTTATAGGTCCTGCTGCTGCATTGAGTGCTGGAGCTCAATGGAACATTGATGGTGGTCCTTGGCAAAATAGTGGTATCATTCTTTGCAATTTATCGGTTGGCTCCCACACAGTAAATTATAAAAGTATTGTCGGTTGGACGTCTTGTTCATCTAGTACAGTAACACTCACAGTAAACAATACAAAAACTGAAAGTTGTACTTACATTCCTTATTATTTACCTATTCTGATTGTTACAGATATTGTTCCTGATCCTAATAATCCAGGGTATTATCTTCCATTTGAAAATATTTTAGATACTCAAAATATTAATTATCAGGTTTGTGACGTAAATGGAATTAACAGCGGGTCGATTAACTTGAATAATTATAGCTGTGTAGTCCTCACAAGTAATTCACTGGAACTTATTATTCAATCTAAAAATATGGATATTCAAAATTCGCTGACTGAGAAAAACATGCTTGTCTATAAATTTGATGTGATTCCAAATAATTCTTGTGAAATACCTAATTCACACTTCAATATTAGATATGACCCTTATACCAAATCGCTATTCACAACCTCCAAGCCCCCGACAACTTCATTTATGCCTATACCTCCTGAATTACATTTAGATCTTTCAAACCTTTTGTTTAATGCAGGAGAGCTTTTGCTCGGTCATTATGCGGGTGAGGCAGTAAATACAATTTTGCTATCTCGAGATGGAGTTTCACTAAAAACGGTCATTGGTATTTTAAATACTGCCTTAGAACCAGTAGCGGCAAGTCTCATATATATATTACCATATTGTGTAGTTACAGGTGGTCAGGTATGTATAGCAGCTGCAGGTGTTGGAACCTTATATGCTCTTACGCTTTTTCCTCTATTATTTGATAATGTAATTACTATTGAAAGTCACATGTCAGAAAATGATGTCTTATGGATGGATATTTTACAACATCGATTAAATTATGCAAGTGGCACTATTGATTGCAATTACTATTTTGAGAATGATGCGAATCAGTTTCCTATTTGTAAATCAAATGCTGATAATATTTTAGGTGTAACTGTTTGGAATTATAATAATCAACCAGTTGTTAATTTGAACTCATTAATTGGATTTAAGTACAATTCATATAAACTTAAAAACCAGGGTGACATGACAATTCAAGCCACGCCACCTCAAGTAACTAATGATATTTATGAAGTTGACCATTCTGGTAATAAAGATCTACAAGGAACAACCATTATTGATTTTGATTTGGTAGATAATGAATTTTCTTATCCAATCAATGGCAACATGTTTACATTTCATATGATTGACACTGCGACATGTTTTCATAGCGAACTGAAATTGATTAAGAACAATGATATTGTTTCTTTAAATTCCAATATTGAATATTCTGATAATGATTTCATTATAGATAGTACTAAAGCAATATCTACTTTGACTTCAGTTCAATCCTTTCCTTCAATCCTTCCAACTGCTAATATTAATACACCTTTTACTTTGAAATTACTTCCTAGTGTGGTCTTTTCTAAAAATGGTTTTTTTCAAATTAAGGTTGATACATCGGTAGTTTTTACAAAAAATATTATAGGTGGTACAAATATTATTGATACTATAAGTATTCCTTTATCAAGTATAGATACGGGCTTAAGAAATTATACTATTTACTTACAATATAGACCCTGGGTTACGACAGGTCCTTTGCTTTCAACAGAAATTACTGATGTCGTTAAGACAATTAATTACCAGGTCGATTGGGAAAAACCTGAAGGAATAGAGAATTTAAATGATCAAACATTTTCTATTTTCCCAAATCCTGCTTTTAATTTACTCACAATTAGCAGTAAACTCCCTTCATCGAAAGTTGAAATTTATGACATGGTTGGGAAATTACTATTATCAAAAGAAATACACTGCGTACAAAATATTATTGATATTTCAAACATAAAATGCGGTTTGTACTTGATAAAAATTTCTGATGGTAAGCGTATTTATGTTCAAAAACTATCTAAGCTGTAA
- a CDS encoding T9SS type A sorting domain-containing protein has product MNMKKLGLVIFSIIIGFISFSQDEMNISSADSRINNYLQNPQNPLNEIIVGTGTEIVDWPYFTMYTDSKCDILYTASEINNAGGFPGNITIVGLNVHYRSSNWPTMNGFQIKMQHTTLTNLTSLVMTGWTTVYAQTYTVPGTGWQYITLTTPFNWNGTNNLLVEICFDNPNGYWGTSNTVKGSITSDLMVYHKYIDNGAGCDLTNSQGYTHNSYYRPNISLNIAPTNPPVAPTLISPPNNSTGISVTPTLDWNDVSTASSYRVQVSVSSSFSSTIVDVSNLTTSSYTIPGGILSYGALYYWRVNATNSIDTSPWSAIWNFTTIQQYLITTSSNPTSGGTTTGGGTYLAGQSATVIATPYIGWSFDNWKENGNIVSDSSSYTFIVTSNRTLEANFSQQTFQITTSSNPTSGGTTSGGGTYTYGQTATVIATSNTGWNFDNWKENGNVVSTDSSYSFTVTSNRTLEANFSQQTFQITTSSNPTSGGATSGGGTYTYGQTATVIATSNTGWNFDNWKENGNIVSDSLSYTFIVTSNRTLVANFSQIPYQITTTPVPDSGGSTSGGGTYYYGQIDTVVATPNTGWDFVNWTENGIVVSTYPTYSFPVTSNRYLDANFTQTGTFLIQTSSYPAPGGSTSGGGTYIYGYTATVVATSNPNWQFVNWTENGTIVSISTSYSFTVTSNRSLVANFEYTLPPEPFNLLYPPDQSTSIPLSFNFLWENSLGATYYHFLLSDDSNFIHLIVDTFGLVSPQYFIQSGILVPFQTYFWKVRSYNNIGYTFSATFSFTTNDATGFPPLNEIPITVYPNPSNGNFKVKVEISSTEHLYIGLFDVFGRLYKVFCNNSFDPGIYEANIIESKLKPGVYLLKISFGLSTKVYRIIILNN; this is encoded by the coding sequence ATGAATATGAAAAAATTAGGATTAGTTATTTTTTCAATTATAATAGGGTTCATTTCTTTTTCTCAAGATGAAATGAATATTTCTTCAGCAGATAGCAGAATAAATAATTATTTGCAAAATCCACAGAATCCTTTAAATGAAATAATTGTTGGAACAGGCACTGAGATAGTTGATTGGCCTTATTTTACTATGTATACAGATTCAAAATGTGATATTTTATATACTGCAAGTGAAATAAACAATGCAGGTGGATTTCCTGGAAATATCACCATTGTAGGGCTAAATGTTCATTATAGGTCATCAAACTGGCCGACTATGAATGGTTTCCAAATTAAGATGCAACATACGACTTTAACAAACCTAACAAGTTTAGTAATGACAGGCTGGACAACGGTATATGCCCAAACTTATACGGTACCAGGAACTGGATGGCAATATATAACTCTGACTACTCCATTTAATTGGAATGGAACAAATAACCTACTAGTAGAGATATGTTTTGATAATCCAAATGGGTACTGGGGAACTTCAAATACTGTTAAGGGATCTATTACAAGTGATTTAATGGTTTATCATAAGTATATCGATAATGGCGCTGGTTGTGATTTGACTAATTCTCAGGGTTATACGCACAACTCTTATTATCGACCAAATATATCTCTAAATATTGCACCTACTAATCCTCCTGTAGCACCGACCCTCATTTCTCCTCCAAATAACTCGACAGGTATTTCAGTAACCCCTACTCTTGATTGGAATGATGTAAGTACTGCTTCTAGTTACCGAGTTCAAGTCTCAGTCAGCAGTTCCTTTTCTTCTACTATTGTGGATGTAAGTAATTTAACAACATCTTCTTATACTATTCCTGGTGGAATATTATCTTATGGAGCTTTATACTATTGGAGGGTAAATGCCACAAATTCCATCGATACCAGCCCATGGTCAGCAATATGGAATTTTACAACAATTCAACAATATCTAATCACTACCTCATCCAATCCCACCTCAGGTGGCACAACAACAGGAGGAGGTACTTATCTTGCTGGGCAATCAGCTACTGTGATTGCAACTCCATATATTGGTTGGAGTTTTGATAATTGGAAAGAAAATGGCAATATTGTAAGCGATAGCTCATCTTATACATTTATAGTTACTTCTAATCGAACGCTTGAAGCTAATTTTTCACAACAGACTTTTCAAATCACAACTAGTTCAAATCCAACATCAGGTGGCACGACATCTGGCGGTGGAACATATACTTATGGTCAGACGGCAACTGTTATAGCGACTTCAAATACAGGTTGGAATTTTGATAATTGGAAAGAAAATGGTAATGTAGTAAGCACAGACTCTTCATATTCATTTACTGTTACTTCTAATCGAACGCTTGAAGCTAATTTTTCACAACAGACTTTTCAAATCACAACTAGTTCAAATCCAACATCAGGTGGCGCGACATCTGGCGGTGGAACATATACTTATGGTCAGACGGCAACTGTTATAGCGACTTCAAATACAGGTTGGAATTTTGATAATTGGAAAGAAAATGGCAATATTGTAAGCGATAGCTTATCTTATACATTTATAGTTACTTCTAATCGAACGCTAGTAGCTAATTTTTCTCAAATCCCTTATCAAATTACAACAACTCCAGTTCCAGATTCCGGTGGTTCAACATCTGGGGGTGGTACTTATTATTATGGTCAGATCGATACTGTCGTTGCTACACCGAATACAGGTTGGGATTTTGTCAATTGGACTGAAAATGGTATTGTTGTGAGTACTTATCCGACTTATTCATTTCCCGTTACTTCTAATCGTTACCTGGATGCAAATTTTACGCAAACAGGTACTTTTCTTATTCAAACTTCTTCTTATCCTGCACCCGGGGGTTCGACTTCTGGTGGTGGTACCTATATATATGGGTATACTGCGACAGTGGTTGCAACATCAAACCCTAATTGGCAATTTGTAAATTGGACCGAAAATGGAACTATTGTAAGTATTTCTACAAGTTATTCGTTTACAGTTACTAGTAATCGGTCTCTAGTAGCTAATTTTGAATATACTTTACCCCCTGAACCATTTAATCTGCTTTATCCACCTGATCAATCAACAAGTATACCATTGTCATTTAACTTTTTATGGGAGAACTCACTTGGTGCAACCTATTATCATTTTCTTCTATCCGATGATTCAAACTTTATTCATCTAATTGTTGATACTTTTGGACTTGTCTCACCACAATATTTCATTCAATCCGGGATACTAGTTCCTTTTCAAACATATTTTTGGAAAGTAAGATCTTATAATAATATTGGATATACCTTTTCCGCTACATTTTCATTTACAACGAATGATGCAACAGGGTTTCCTCCATTAAATGAAATTCCTATTACTGTATATCCAAATCCTTCTAATGGTAATTTCAAAGTCAAGGTTGAAATTTCAAGCACAGAACATTTATACATTGGTTTATTCGATGTATTTGGCCGACTTTATAAAGTGTTTTGTAATAATTCATTTGACCCAGGTATTTATGAAGCGAACATAATTGAGTCAAAATTAAAACCAGGTGTTTATCTGTTAAAGATTTCATTTGGATTGTCTACAAAAGTTTATAGAATTATTATTTTAAATAATTAA